Within the Staphylococcus warneri genome, the region TCAGTTAATTATTTTAGCCCCTCAAGTGGCTTCCAACTATGAAGATATCAAACAAGACACTGACAAATTAGGTATCAAGTTAGTTAAAACTCAAGGTGTTGAGTATATTAATTTAACGCGTGATGGACAAGCAGCACTAGCATTTGTACAAAAACAATTTGAAGATTAGATAGGAGCGTTTTTCATAATGACTAAAAAATTACCTGAAGATTTTATTTTTGGTGGAGCGACTGCCGCATATCAAGCTGAAGGAGCAACTCAAACGGATGGTAAAGGGCGTGTCGCATGGGATACTTATCTAGAAGAAAATTACTGGTATACTGCAGAACCTGCAAGTGATTTTTATCATCGCTATCCAGTGGATTTAGAATTAAGTGAAAAATTTGGTGTGAATGGTATTCGTATATCTATCGCATGGTCTAGAATTTTCCCAAATGGTTATGGAGAAGTAAATCCAAAAGGTGTTGAATATTACCATAAACTATTTGCCGAATGCCATAAGCGTCATGTAGAACCATTTGTTACATTACATCATTTCGATACACCTGAAGTACTTCACAAAGATGGTGACTTTTTAAATCGTAAAACGATTGACTATTTTGTAGATTATGCAGAATTCTGCTTTAAAGAGTTCCCTGAAGTAAAATACTGGACAACATTTAATGAAATTGGTCCTATTGGAGATGGTCAATACTTAGTTGGGAAGTTCCCTCCAGGTATAACATATGACTTTGGAAAAGTATTTCAATCTCATCACAACATGATGGTGGCACATGCCAAAGCAGTGAAGCTATTTAAAGATGGAGGATATAACGGCGAAATTGGTGTTGTACATGCATTACCAACTAAATATCCTTTAGATCCTAACAATCCAGAAGATGTTAAAGCAGCAGAATTAGAAGATATCATTCATAATAAATTCATTTTAGATGCAACATATTTAGGTAAATATTCAAGAGAAACTATGGAAGGCGTTCAACATATACTTTCTGTGAACGGTGGCAAATTAGATATCACAGATGAAGATTACCGAATTTTAGATGCAGCTAAAGATTTAAATGACTTCCTAGGTATTAACTATTATATGAGTGATTGGATGAAAGCTTACGATGGAGAATGTCTAATTACACATAACTCAACTGGAGATAAAGGTGGATCAAAATACCAATTAAAAGGTGTCGGACAAAGAGAGTTTGATGTCGATGTACCAAGAACAGATTGGGATTGGATGATTTACCCACAAGGTTTATATGACCAAATTATGCGTGTTGTCAAAGACTATCCAAATTATCATAAAATCTATATCACTGAAAATGGTTTAGGTTATAAAGATGAATTTATAGAATCTGAAAAAACAGTTCATGATGATGCACGTATTGATTATATTAAACAACATTTAAATGTTATCTCAGATGCAATAGCTGATGGTGCTAATGTTAAAGGTTATTTCTTATGGTCATTAATGGATGTGTTCTCATGGTCAAATGGTTATGAAAAACGATATGGATTATTCTATGTAGATTTTGATACACAAGAACGTTATCCAAAGAAAAGTGCTTATTGGTACAAACAATTAGCTGAAACAAGAGAAATTAAATAGAGTATTTTTTACAAGGTGTATCATTGCGATGCACCTTGGTTTTTTATGTGCGAAATTTGAAAAAATACTATATACTGAATGAAATATATGAAAAAGAGGTAACTTTATGAAGTCAAAATGGCTACTAATGATTAGTGTTTTAATCATTGCATTGATTATAGTTGCATCAGTGATATTCGTTCGTCAACATCACGCAACAAAAGTAGATACAGAACATTTTAAACAATCACATATTGGTACAATATTCGTGCATGGTTATGGTGGTAGTGAAAACTCAGAAAAATATATGGTAAACCAAGCTGTCAAACAAGGTGTAACTAATAATGTCATCACAGCAAGGGTATCAAAGGATGGCAATGTCAATTTTAAGGGGAATCTTAAAGACAATGCTTCAAATCCTATAATCAAAGTAGAGATGGAAGATAATAAAAATGGTGACACTGAACAAAACGCTAAAAATATCAAAAATGTGTTAGCAAATCTTAAATCCAAATATAAGATTGATAAATATAATTTTGTAGGACACTCAATGGGGAATTTATCATTTGCATACTTTATGAAAATGTATGGTACAGATAAAGACTTACCTCAATTAAATAAAGAGGTTAATATTGCTGGGACATTCAATGGCGTTTTAAATTTAAACGAAAAGGTAAATGAAATTACGGTTGATCAAAATGGTAAGCCAAGTAAAATGACTGATAATTACAAAGCATTATTATCTCTTAAAGATAGTTATAAAAATAAAGATATTAAAGTATTAAATATATTTGGAGACTTAAAAGATGGAACACATTCTGATGGGCGTGTTTCAAATGCTTCATCTCAATCTTTAAAATATTTAATAGGAGATTCGGTGAGTAGTTATAAAGAATCTAAATATACTGGAAAGTCAGCACAACATAGCCAATTACATGAAAATAAACAAGTAGCCAATGAAATAATAGATTTTCTTTGGTCTAAATAAGAAAAAGGTACAATTTCCATACGTACAAATCGAACCTTTCTATTTATAGGTAGAAAGGTTCGATAATGTATTCAATTGGATATTGTACCTTTATTTTTATAATTTCTCATGTTTTACTATATTCCATTACTAGTTCTAATAATCTTTTACGATTGGCTTCTCCATATACATGCGGCAAGATCATTATTTCGTCAACATGATAATCCTTCTTCAGTTGCTTTAGCTGGGTAGCTACTTGATATGGTGAACCGCTAATCACACGGTTTGCGTTGGATGACTTCTTCTTAAGTTCTCTATCAGTCCATTGTCGATTTATAACTGTATCAATTGAAGGGTAAGATTTAGGCTGATTAGCATAAAAAATCCTAATTAACCACAAATGAAAGGCATTTAGTAATTGATTGGTTTTGTCTAGGTTTTCTCCGGTAACAACAAACGTTGCTAATATGACATATGGTTTGACTCGGTCTCCATAGTGCTGATATATAGTAGATTTATATGTTTTAATAGCCGCTTGAAGGTGATGTGATGCTTGACCCATCTGTGCTATGACAAAAGGCAAGCCTTTTCTACCTGCTAGTTTCGCACTTCGTTCACTCATTCCAAGGATAAACATTTCAGGATAACTATTGATTTGTGGCGTTGCAATTAAAGTTTGAAAGCGATGTGGTTGAGTAACATCTTCAGTAAAATATTTTTGTAAATCGTTTAATTGGGTTTCGAATTGTAGTGGTTGAGTTTTATTTTCGTTCAATGCTGCAAAAACATTTGGGTAGCTTTTAGAACGGCCTAAAGCTAAATCAACACG harbors:
- the lacG gene encoding 6-phospho-beta-galactosidase; the protein is MTKKLPEDFIFGGATAAYQAEGATQTDGKGRVAWDTYLEENYWYTAEPASDFYHRYPVDLELSEKFGVNGIRISIAWSRIFPNGYGEVNPKGVEYYHKLFAECHKRHVEPFVTLHHFDTPEVLHKDGDFLNRKTIDYFVDYAEFCFKEFPEVKYWTTFNEIGPIGDGQYLVGKFPPGITYDFGKVFQSHHNMMVAHAKAVKLFKDGGYNGEIGVVHALPTKYPLDPNNPEDVKAAELEDIIHNKFILDATYLGKYSRETMEGVQHILSVNGGKLDITDEDYRILDAAKDLNDFLGINYYMSDWMKAYDGECLITHNSTGDKGGSKYQLKGVGQREFDVDVPRTDWDWMIYPQGLYDQIMRVVKDYPNYHKIYITENGLGYKDEFIESEKTVHDDARIDYIKQHLNVISDAIADGANVKGYFLWSLMDVFSWSNGYEKRYGLFYVDFDTQERYPKKSAYWYKQLAETREIK
- a CDS encoding alpha/beta hydrolase; its protein translation is MKSKWLLMISVLIIALIIVASVIFVRQHHATKVDTEHFKQSHIGTIFVHGYGGSENSEKYMVNQAVKQGVTNNVITARVSKDGNVNFKGNLKDNASNPIIKVEMEDNKNGDTEQNAKNIKNVLANLKSKYKIDKYNFVGHSMGNLSFAYFMKMYGTDKDLPQLNKEVNIAGTFNGVLNLNEKVNEITVDQNGKPSKMTDNYKALLSLKDSYKNKDIKVLNIFGDLKDGTHSDGRVSNASSQSLKYLIGDSVSSYKESKYTGKSAQHSQLHENKQVANEIIDFLWSK
- a CDS encoding LLM class flavin-dependent oxidoreductase translates to MKLSILDYVPIFENRNATDALNHSIELAQLAEKLGYERYWVAEHHQVLSVASSAPEMIMMALLEQTTHIRIGSGGIMIPHYSPYKVAEQFKIMEARHPQRVDLALGRSKSYPNVFAALNENKTQPLQFETQLNDLQKYFTEDVTQPHRFQTLIATPQINSYPEMFILGMSERSAKLAGRKGLPFVIAQMGQASHHLQAAIKTYKSTIYQHYGDRVKPYVILATFVVTGENLDKTNQLLNAFHLWLIRIFYANQPKSYPSIDTVINRQWTDRELKKKSSNANRVISGSPYQVATQLKQLKKDYHVDEIMILPHVYGEANRKRLLELVMEYSKT